One segment of Rhodopirellula baltica SH 1 DNA contains the following:
- a CDS encoding SIR2 family NAD-dependent protein deacylase produces the protein MNVLILTGAGISAESGIPTFRDANGLWEGHAVEEVATPQGFARNPNLVHEFYNQRRRALLNPEIQPNAAHVALADFEREHLENGRGDFLLVTQNIDNLHQRAGSQNVLAMHGQLLQVRCVYSEEIFDWTGDLSVDTPHPEAPDDDSMRGCLRPNVVWFGEMPIGLTQIEKAATKADLFIAIGTSGVVYPAAGIVAQTPPHCRRIEVNLDDTPASSAFDETIRGAASVEIPKLLNHFSAM, from the coding sequence ATGAACGTTCTCATTCTCACCGGTGCCGGAATCTCTGCGGAATCCGGTATTCCCACCTTCCGCGACGCTAACGGCTTGTGGGAAGGGCACGCCGTTGAAGAAGTCGCCACACCCCAGGGTTTCGCTCGCAATCCCAATTTGGTGCACGAGTTCTACAATCAGCGCCGACGGGCGCTACTGAACCCCGAGATTCAACCCAACGCAGCGCACGTCGCGCTGGCCGATTTCGAACGCGAACATCTTGAAAATGGACGCGGCGATTTCCTGTTGGTGACGCAGAACATCGACAACCTCCACCAACGTGCTGGCAGCCAAAACGTGCTGGCGATGCACGGTCAATTGCTGCAAGTTCGCTGCGTGTATTCCGAAGAGATCTTCGACTGGACCGGTGACCTGAGCGTCGACACGCCGCACCCGGAAGCTCCCGACGACGATTCCATGCGAGGCTGCTTGCGTCCCAATGTCGTCTGGTTTGGCGAGATGCCGATCGGACTGACACAAATTGAGAAGGCCGCGACGAAAGCCGATCTGTTCATCGCCATCGGAACATCGGGTGTCGTCTATCCCGCCGCCGGCATCGTGGCTCAAACGCCACCGCACTGCCGCCGCATCGAAGTCAACCTGGATGACACGCCCGCGTCGAGTGCATTCGATGAAACCATTCGCGGTGCGGCCAGTGTCGAAATCCCGAAGCTACTGAATCACTTCAGCGCGATGTAA
- a CDS encoding SRPBCC family protein, whose product MPAFHIQRSQTIDADTRDVYDAVRDYSTWTRWSPWLQVDPDAEVTVSDPSNELGATYHWKGELVGEGSMTHRQLQAPKSLSANASVQADLAFVKPFKSQSKVEFEIEPVMTDGRPGSKITWHMRGKLPWFLFWMRSMMETFVGMDYERGLLMFKQFVETGEVLSKLEIKGVVSEPDRMIIGQRGGCTMDDIGCHMAATLERVKSHYNADDERVHEWASLYHTTSDLRKRWFDYTAGYLADAGTPVPDGCVADTVPAGKFLLVRHIGEYAHLGNAWSGGIQYIRYKKLKMAKAIGCEVYRNDPETTETKDLITDVYIALK is encoded by the coding sequence ATGCCCGCGTTTCATATTCAACGTTCCCAAACCATCGACGCTGATACACGCGATGTTTATGACGCGGTCAGGGACTATTCGACTTGGACTCGCTGGTCGCCTTGGTTGCAAGTCGATCCCGATGCGGAAGTGACCGTCAGCGATCCGTCGAATGAGTTGGGGGCGACGTATCACTGGAAGGGTGAATTGGTCGGCGAAGGTTCGATGACCCATCGCCAACTTCAGGCTCCGAAGAGTTTGTCAGCAAATGCATCGGTGCAAGCCGATTTGGCGTTCGTCAAACCGTTCAAGTCACAGTCAAAGGTGGAGTTCGAAATCGAACCGGTGATGACGGATGGTCGACCGGGATCCAAGATCACCTGGCACATGCGAGGCAAGTTGCCGTGGTTCTTGTTTTGGATGCGATCGATGATGGAAACGTTCGTGGGCATGGACTACGAACGTGGGTTGCTGATGTTCAAACAGTTCGTTGAAACCGGCGAAGTGCTTTCGAAGTTGGAGATCAAAGGTGTGGTCAGCGAGCCCGATCGCATGATCATCGGTCAGCGTGGCGGTTGCACGATGGACGACATTGGTTGTCACATGGCCGCGACGTTGGAACGAGTCAAGTCACACTACAACGCGGACGACGAACGCGTTCACGAATGGGCCAGCCTCTATCACACGACCTCGGATCTTCGCAAACGATGGTTCGATTACACGGCCGGTTATTTGGCCGATGCGGGCACGCCGGTGCCGGATGGCTGCGTTGCGGACACGGTTCCGGCCGGCAAGTTTTTATTGGTCCGGCACATCGGTGAGTACGCGCATCTTGGCAACGCGTGGTCAGGCGGGATTCAATACATCCGATACAAGAAACTGAAGATGGCCAAGGCGATCGGATGTGAGGTGTATCGCAACGATCCAGAAACGACCGAAACCAAAGATCTGATCACAGACGTTTACATCGCGCTGAAGTGA